A region of Triplophysa dalaica isolate WHDGS20190420 chromosome 18, ASM1584641v1, whole genome shotgun sequence DNA encodes the following proteins:
- the LOC130407199 gene encoding serine/threonine-protein kinase prk-2-like isoform X1, translating to MVAIKHVPLQNICYCDTSKGERLPKEVAVHQELHKSETCPYIVKIYDWYLEDQLIMTMEYPRPCMTLHDFIKCHPSLPRETLARRLMNQAVTAAKYCIGHGVNHGDLSCDNFLINTDRMQVKIIDFRSGRFISTTNNLESGYCVTDSAYAVADTVCGLGKIRAQLVGCCCYVGVTHNHIVSEGFCSFLSWVLVPWGQCHDNIMSYLSNAVCFIHVHTAQRENV from the exons atg gtCGCCATCAAACATGTTCcattacaaaacatttgttattgTGATACT TCTAAGGGCGAGCGTCTACCCAAAGAAGTGGCTGTACATCAGGAGCTACATAAATCGGAGACATGCCcttatattgttaaaatatacGACTGGTATCTGGAAGATCAGCTCATCATGACTATGGAATACCCACGGCCATGCATGACCTTGCATGATTTCATCAAATGTCATCCAAGTCTTCCGCGTGAAACCTTGGCACGTCGTTTGATGAACCAAGCAGTTACAGCAGCCAAATACTGCATTGGACACGGTGTCAACCATGGTGACTTGTCATGCGACAACTTCTTGATCAATACAGATCGGATGCAGGtgaaaattatagattttagaTCCGGCAGGTTTATCTCAACCACCAACAACCTAGAGTCAGGATACTGTG TTACAGACAGTGCCTATGCGGTTGCAGATACTGTCTGTGGTTTGGGTAAAATTCGGGCACAATTGGTGGGTTGCTGTTGCTACGTTGGCGTTACTCACAACCACATCGTATCTGAAG GGTTCTGTTCCTTCCTGTCTTGGGTTCTCGTGCCTTGGGGACAGTGTCAtgacaatatcatgtctt ATTTGTCCAATGCTGTGTGCTTTATACATGTTCACACTGCACAGAGGGAAAATGTATAA